One Thermoanaerobacter pseudethanolicus ATCC 33223 DNA window includes the following coding sequences:
- a CDS encoding GntR family transcriptional regulator has product MLRKVDKHSGVPAYLQIVNMIKSEILLGNLQKGSQLPSIRDLQVIFDVNINTVIKALEKLKNEGYIESEQGIGYFIKKDIDVEEGVIKIIRECVTKLKNSRIDYYTSMLIFEEVWKNE; this is encoded by the coding sequence ATGCTAAGAAAAGTAGATAAACACAGTGGAGTGCCTGCATATTTACAAATAGTAAACATGATAAAATCAGAAATTTTATTAGGTAACCTTCAAAAAGGCAGTCAACTTCCATCTATCAGAGATTTACAGGTGATATTTGACGTAAATATAAATACAGTTATAAAAGCTTTAGAAAAATTAAAAAACGAAGGATATATAGAGTCAGAGCAAGGCATAGGATATTTTATAAAGAAAGACATTGATGTAGAAGAAGGTGTAATAAAAATTATAAGAGAATGTGTCACAAAATTGAAAAACAGTCGTATAGACTATTATACTTCTATGTTGATTTTCGAGGAGGTCTGGAAAAATGAATGA
- a CDS encoding ABC transporter ATP-binding protein, with protein MYTLEVKNLSKQIDGKQILSNVTFKVEEGEIMALVGPNGAGKTTTLKCIMNAVKKDSGEIFIFEKPFHPSIKKDIAFVTEHRKVFNNLQLADYYKLYKTLYPSWDDMFFKNFLSRYGFNLNEEMQKFSRGQKTLILAILAFSTNAKLIILDEPTQHLDPAARFELIEIIKQYVNEKKGTILLSSHEIFELEEYATSFAIIKDGKILYTDSIDEAKQKHRIVSLNENIKGAKVIAVMNNEVLVQTEEDIGEYPRLNQIIVGYLKST; from the coding sequence ATGTACACATTAGAAGTAAAGAATCTAAGTAAACAAATTGATGGAAAACAAATACTCTCCAATGTAACTTTTAAAGTAGAAGAAGGAGAAATAATGGCACTTGTGGGTCCAAACGGTGCAGGAAAAACCACAACATTAAAATGCATAATGAACGCAGTAAAAAAGGATTCAGGCGAAATATTCATATTCGAAAAGCCTTTTCACCCTTCTATAAAAAAAGATATAGCGTTTGTTACAGAACACAGAAAAGTCTTTAACAATTTACAACTGGCAGACTATTACAAACTGTACAAAACTCTGTATCCATCATGGGATGATATGTTTTTTAAAAACTTTCTCTCCCGATATGGCTTTAACTTAAATGAAGAAATGCAAAAATTCTCAAGGGGTCAAAAAACTCTTATATTAGCGATATTAGCTTTTTCAACAAATGCAAAACTCATAATACTGGATGAGCCTACACAGCACCTTGACCCGGCTGCTAGGTTTGAACTTATAGAAATAATAAAGCAATACGTCAATGAAAAGAAGGGCACTATTTTACTTTCTTCTCATGAAATATTTGAATTAGAAGAATACGCCACAAGTTTTGCCATAATAAAAGATGGAAAAATACTATATACAGATTCCATTGATGAAGCGAAACAAAAACACAGAATAGTTAGCCTAAATGAAAACATAAAAGGGGCAAAAGTAATCGCAGTAATGAATAACGAAGTTTTAGTACAAACTGAAGAAGATATAGGTGAATATCCCCGCTTAAATCAAATAATTGTAGGCTACCTAAAAAGTACCTAA